The following are encoded in a window of Mycolicibacterium tusciae JS617 genomic DNA:
- the cysS gene encoding cysteine--tRNA ligase: protein MTDLRLYDTMAGAVRDFVPVRPGHVSIYLCGATVQGLPHIGHVRSGVAFDVLRRWLMAKGLDVAFIRNVTDIDDKILNKAADAGRPWWEWAATYERAFSAAYDALGVLPPSAEPRATGHITQIIELIDRLIERGHAYAGGGDVYFNVLSLSDYGKLSGHRIDDVHQGEGVATGKRDERDFTLWKGAKPGEPSWPTPWGRGRPGWHTECVAMCEAYLGAEFDIHAGGMDLVFPHHENEIAQAEAAGDPFARFWLHNGWVTMGGEKMSKSLGNVLAIPAVLQRVRAAELRYYLGSAHYRSMLEFSETALQDAAKAYTGIEDFLHRVRNRVGAVVPGEWTPKFAAALDDDLAVPIALAEVHAARAEGNRALDAGDHETALAQAMSIRTMMGILGADPLDERWESKDETSAALAAVDVLVQAEVARRADARTRRDWAEADAIRDRLKDAGIEVTDTGDGPQWTLLDGYTK, encoded by the coding sequence ATGACCGACCTGCGGCTATACGACACGATGGCGGGCGCCGTCCGCGACTTCGTGCCGGTGCGCCCCGGCCACGTATCGATTTATCTCTGCGGCGCCACAGTGCAGGGGCTGCCCCACATCGGGCACGTCCGCAGCGGGGTCGCATTCGACGTCCTGCGGCGCTGGCTGATGGCCAAGGGTTTGGACGTCGCGTTCATCCGCAACGTCACCGACATCGACGACAAGATCCTCAACAAGGCCGCCGATGCAGGCAGACCCTGGTGGGAATGGGCGGCCACCTACGAGCGCGCGTTCTCGGCCGCCTACGACGCCCTGGGCGTGCTTCCGCCATCGGCTGAGCCTCGCGCCACCGGGCACATCACCCAGATCATCGAGCTGATCGATCGACTCATCGAGCGTGGCCATGCCTATGCCGGTGGCGGCGACGTCTACTTCAATGTGCTCAGCCTGTCGGACTACGGAAAGCTCTCGGGCCACCGGATCGACGATGTGCACCAGGGCGAAGGCGTCGCCACCGGTAAGCGCGACGAGCGCGACTTCACACTGTGGAAGGGCGCGAAGCCCGGTGAGCCGTCCTGGCCGACGCCGTGGGGACGCGGCCGCCCGGGCTGGCACACCGAATGCGTCGCCATGTGCGAGGCCTACCTCGGTGCCGAGTTCGACATCCACGCCGGCGGCATGGATCTCGTCTTCCCGCACCATGAGAACGAGATCGCGCAGGCCGAGGCCGCGGGCGATCCATTCGCCCGGTTCTGGCTGCACAACGGCTGGGTGACCATGGGCGGCGAAAAGATGAGCAAGTCGCTTGGCAATGTGCTGGCCATACCGGCTGTGCTGCAACGGGTTCGGGCTGCAGAACTGCGCTACTACCTCGGCAGCGCACACTACCGGTCGATGCTGGAATTCAGCGAGACTGCTCTGCAGGACGCTGCGAAGGCCTACACGGGGATCGAGGACTTCTTGCACCGGGTGCGCAACCGGGTCGGCGCGGTGGTGCCGGGCGAGTGGACACCGAAGTTCGCGGCCGCACTCGACGACGACCTCGCGGTGCCGATCGCGCTCGCCGAAGTCCACGCCGCACGCGCAGAGGGAAACCGGGCACTGGACGCCGGAGACCACGAAACCGCACTGGCGCAGGCGATGTCGATCCGAACCATGATGGGGATCCTCGGCGCCGATCCGCTCGACGAGCGCTGGGAATCCAAGGACGAGACGTCGGCCGCACTGGCCGCCGTCGACGTACTCGTGCAGGCCGAGGTGGCGCGTCGCGCGGATGCGCGGACACGACGTGACTGGGCGGAGGCCGACGCGATCCGCGACCGCCTCAAGGACGCCGGGATCGAAGTCACCGATACCGGTGACGGACCGCAATGGACACTGCTGGACGGTTACACCAAATAA
- the rlmB gene encoding 23S rRNA (guanosine(2251)-2'-O)-methyltransferase RlmB: MAGNSKRRGAIRKAGTKKGPTVGSGGVRRRGLEGKGATPAAKDRSHHPAAKRAAKAARQQRSRQRKTDDVELVLGRNPVVECLRAGVPAAALYVALGADSDERLTESVTRAADTGIPILEVPKPDLDRMSTNGLHQGIALQVPPYDYAHPDDMLKSATTDVSPAMLVALDNITDPRNLGAIVRSVSAFGGHGVLIPQRRSASVTAVAWRTSAGAAARLPVARATNLNRTLKDWGNAGLQVVGLDARGDITIDELDGEGPILVVVGSEGKGLSRLVRENCDAIVSIPMAGPTESLNASVAAGVVLAEIARQRRS; this comes from the coding sequence ATGGCCGGAAACTCCAAACGCCGAGGCGCGATACGCAAAGCGGGCACCAAGAAGGGGCCGACCGTCGGATCGGGCGGGGTGCGCCGTCGCGGCCTCGAGGGCAAGGGGGCCACGCCGGCCGCCAAGGACCGGTCTCACCATCCCGCGGCGAAACGCGCCGCCAAGGCGGCCAGGCAGCAGCGCAGTCGTCAACGCAAGACAGATGATGTCGAATTGGTGCTCGGGCGCAACCCCGTCGTGGAGTGCCTGCGTGCGGGCGTCCCCGCCGCCGCCCTCTACGTCGCGCTCGGCGCGGACTCCGATGAACGCCTAACCGAATCCGTCACTCGCGCAGCAGATACCGGGATCCCGATCCTCGAGGTGCCCAAGCCCGACCTCGACCGGATGAGCACGAACGGGTTGCATCAGGGCATCGCGTTGCAGGTGCCGCCGTATGACTATGCGCATCCCGACGACATGCTGAAGTCGGCGACCACCGACGTGTCACCGGCAATGCTGGTAGCCCTCGACAACATCACCGACCCGCGCAACCTCGGCGCCATTGTGCGGTCGGTGTCCGCATTCGGTGGCCACGGCGTGTTGATTCCCCAGCGGCGCTCGGCGTCGGTGACAGCGGTCGCGTGGCGTACCAGTGCGGGCGCGGCAGCGCGGCTCCCGGTTGCCAGGGCAACGAATCTCAATCGCACGCTGAAGGATTGGGGCAACGCGGGCCTGCAGGTGGTCGGTCTGGACGCCCGTGGCGACATCACCATCGACGAACTGGATGGGGAGGGTCCGATACTCGTTGTCGTCGGTTCGGAGGGCAAGGGGCTGTCGCGGCTGGTCCGGGAGAACTGCGATGCCATCGTGTCGATCCCGATGGCCGGCCCGACCGAATCGCTGAACGCCTCGGTGGCCGCGGGCGTGGTACTCGCCGAAATCGCCCGCCAGCGCCGGAGTTAA
- a CDS encoding SLC13 family permease, translating into MELSLALVALAVVLLFAIMRPHGWPEAIVAIPAAATLIATGVITAPEAIAEVNRLLPVVGFLAAILVLARLCDDEGLFRAAGAAMARFSAGNPKHLLSMVFVVASTTTAILSLDATVVLLTPVVLATARTSAVPARPHAYATAHLANSASLLLPVSNLTNLLAFTAAGLSFLHFAAVMTLPWLAAIAVEFLLLRWIFKSDLSIGPKQVDDSDRVDVPVFVLVVLGLTLAGFAVTSFFGHSPAWAALAGATVLGVRALARRDTTVTRIATAVDAPFLAFVLCLGVVVDAVMLHGLDSAMRDMLPTGSTLSALLGIAAIAAVLSNLVNNLPAVLVMLPLVAASGPAAVLAVLVGVNIGPNLTYVGSLANLLWRGVVRREMPAGFVEFTRIGLCTVPLTLLASVTGLWLGIELFGV; encoded by the coding sequence GTGGAATTGAGCCTGGCGCTCGTCGCACTCGCCGTTGTACTGCTGTTCGCCATCATGCGACCGCACGGGTGGCCCGAGGCCATCGTCGCAATCCCGGCCGCGGCAACGCTCATCGCGACAGGCGTCATCACTGCACCCGAGGCCATCGCCGAGGTGAACCGGCTGCTGCCGGTCGTGGGCTTTCTCGCCGCCATCCTGGTGTTGGCGCGGCTGTGCGACGACGAGGGACTGTTTCGTGCGGCCGGGGCCGCGATGGCGCGGTTCAGCGCGGGCAACCCCAAACACCTGCTGTCCATGGTGTTCGTCGTCGCGTCGACGACCACGGCAATCCTGAGTCTCGATGCGACGGTCGTGCTGCTGACACCCGTCGTGCTCGCGACGGCACGGACGTCGGCGGTGCCGGCCAGACCACACGCGTATGCCACCGCTCACCTGGCCAACAGCGCGTCGCTGCTGCTGCCGGTTTCGAACCTGACCAACCTGTTGGCGTTCACGGCCGCGGGCCTGTCGTTCCTGCATTTCGCCGCGGTCATGACTCTGCCCTGGCTAGCGGCGATCGCCGTCGAATTCCTGCTCTTGCGTTGGATTTTCAAGAGCGACCTGTCGATCGGACCCAAGCAGGTCGACGACTCCGACCGGGTGGATGTACCGGTCTTCGTTCTGGTCGTGCTCGGGCTCACCCTCGCCGGCTTCGCGGTGACCTCGTTTTTCGGGCATTCCCCTGCCTGGGCGGCCCTGGCCGGTGCGACTGTCCTGGGCGTGCGGGCGCTCGCGCGCCGCGACACCACCGTCACTCGCATCGCGACCGCGGTGGACGCACCGTTCCTGGCATTCGTGCTGTGCCTCGGCGTCGTCGTCGATGCGGTGATGCTGCACGGCCTCGACTCCGCGATGCGCGACATGCTGCCCACCGGGAGCACCCTGTCCGCGCTTCTCGGGATCGCCGCGATCGCCGCCGTGTTGTCCAACCTCGTCAACAACCTGCCCGCAGTCCTGGTGATGCTTCCACTGGTCGCGGCGTCAGGCCCGGCCGCCGTGCTCGCCGTCCTGGTCGGGGTCAATATCGGGCCGAATCTGACCTACGTCGGATCACTGGCCAACCTGCTGTGGCGTGGCGTCGTTCGCAGGGAGATGCCCGCCGGGTTCGTCGAGTTCACCCGCATCGGGCTGTGCACGGTGCCGTTGACTCTGCTCGCGTCCGTCACGGGGCTGTGGCTCGGCATCGAGTTGTTCGGTGTGTAG
- a CDS encoding MBL fold metallo-hydrolase: MRLKLGRPNLADYAGYFDAPAARDGAPLTVTWAGVTTLLIDDGESAVMTDGFFSRPSLAEVGLRTLSPSAPRIDGSLARIGVRRLEAVIPVHTHFDHAMDTAVVAERTGATVVGGTSARQVGRGHGLPDDRLVVVTPGESITLGAYDVTLIESEHCPPDRFPGVITAPLAPPVRASAYKCGEAWSTLVHHRPSDQRLLIVGSAGFVPGALAGQRADVVYLGVGQLGVQPEQYLIDYWAEAVRAVGARRAVLTHWDDFFRPLHKPLRALPYAGDDLDVTMRVLSRLARADDVALHLPTLWQRADPWN; encoded by the coding sequence ATGCGCTTGAAGCTCGGCAGGCCGAACCTGGCCGACTACGCCGGCTACTTCGACGCGCCTGCCGCGCGCGACGGCGCGCCGTTGACCGTCACTTGGGCGGGCGTCACCACGCTGCTGATCGACGACGGCGAATCGGCCGTGATGACCGACGGCTTCTTCTCCCGGCCGAGCCTTGCCGAGGTCGGGCTGCGGACGTTGTCGCCGTCGGCGCCCCGCATCGACGGATCCCTGGCGCGCATCGGGGTGCGGCGCCTAGAGGCGGTGATTCCGGTACACACCCACTTCGACCACGCGATGGACACCGCCGTCGTCGCCGAGCGCACCGGCGCGACAGTTGTCGGTGGAACGTCGGCGCGTCAGGTGGGCCGCGGGCACGGGCTGCCCGACGACCGCCTCGTCGTGGTCACACCCGGCGAGTCGATAACCCTTGGGGCATACGACGTCACGCTGATCGAGTCCGAGCACTGCCCACCCGATCGCTTTCCCGGCGTCATCACCGCACCGCTCGCGCCACCCGTGCGGGCGTCGGCCTACAAGTGCGGTGAAGCCTGGTCGACGCTGGTGCACCACCGGCCGTCCGACCAGCGTCTGCTGATTGTCGGCAGCGCAGGCTTCGTTCCCGGTGCGCTAGCCGGTCAACGCGCAGACGTCGTGTACCTCGGGGTCGGCCAACTCGGCGTCCAGCCGGAGCAATATCTGATCGACTATTGGGCGGAAGCGGTGCGCGCCGTCGGAGCGCGCCGCGCCGTGCTGACGCACTGGGACGACTTCTTCCGCCCCCTGCACAAGCCGCTGCGCGCATTGCCGTACGCGGGTGACGATCTGGACGTGACCATGCGGGTGCTGTCCCGGCTGGCGCGGGCGGACGACGTCGCGCTGCATCTGCCAACGCTCTGGCAGCGCGCAGACCCGTGGAATTGA
- a CDS encoding VOC family protein: protein MNTAVAQVRIARPTDRLAEVERFYTDALGLPVIYRFSNHAGYDGVMIGLPDVDCHLEFTSHVDGSPCPAPSRENLLVLYFRGDAQMYEVVERLALAGHQPVDAENPYWAGVGVLTFEDPDRWRVVLVPRPVF from the coding sequence ATGAACACCGCAGTGGCGCAGGTGCGGATCGCCAGGCCTACCGATCGACTTGCCGAAGTCGAGCGGTTCTACACCGACGCCTTGGGCTTGCCGGTGATCTACCGGTTCTCCAACCACGCCGGATACGACGGCGTGATGATCGGGTTACCGGACGTCGACTGCCACCTCGAGTTCACCTCACACGTCGACGGCAGTCCCTGCCCGGCGCCGTCGCGCGAGAATCTGCTCGTCCTCTATTTCCGCGGTGATGCGCAGATGTACGAGGTCGTCGAAAGGCTGGCGCTGGCCGGGCACCAACCCGTCGACGCCGAGAATCCGTATTGGGCCGGGGTAGGTGTGCTGACCTTCGAGGATCCTGACCGATGGCGCGTCGTGCTGGTGCCAAGGCCGGTGTTCTGA
- a CDS encoding CobW family GTP-binding protein: MTNIPVIALTGYLGAGKTSLLNHVLRTPRARVGVIINDFGALNVDAGLVTGQIDEPSSITGGCVCCLPDNGGLDEALTKLADPRLDLDAIIVETSGLADPVAVARLIRFSGVAGVRAGGIVDVIDATTHFDVVDCNSSPPARYAAASLIVVNKLDQLPATDRLPTLERIEQRVRERNPVAPVVGTVGARIDPALLYDLPGAADEPGQLSLRELLFDSAADDAPHAHTHDNHANAVAVTVTSSGCIDPGKLVDLLENPPPGVYRVKGTIAVRYRSAVRTYVANLVGTAIHIATAPATATANSLVAIGMNLDTERVRDCLHTVLGPNDGNAPADALRRLQRYRRLSL, from the coding sequence GTGACGAACATCCCCGTTATCGCGCTGACTGGTTATCTCGGCGCCGGTAAGACCAGCCTGCTGAACCATGTCCTGCGGACCCCGAGAGCGCGAGTCGGCGTGATCATCAACGACTTTGGCGCGCTCAACGTAGATGCCGGACTGGTCACCGGCCAGATCGACGAACCCAGCTCGATCACTGGTGGCTGTGTCTGCTGCCTGCCGGACAACGGCGGACTCGACGAGGCGCTGACCAAGCTCGCCGATCCACGGCTTGACCTCGACGCCATCATCGTCGAGACCAGCGGCCTGGCCGACCCAGTCGCCGTGGCGCGGCTGATCCGCTTCAGCGGCGTGGCCGGCGTGCGGGCGGGGGGCATTGTCGATGTCATCGACGCCACCACCCACTTCGATGTGGTGGACTGCAATTCAAGTCCGCCGGCACGGTATGCCGCGGCATCGTTGATAGTCGTCAACAAGCTGGATCAACTACCCGCGACCGACCGGCTACCGACGCTCGAGCGAATCGAGCAGCGTGTCCGCGAACGCAATCCTGTCGCGCCAGTCGTTGGCACGGTCGGCGCGCGAATCGATCCCGCGCTGCTGTATGACCTGCCGGGGGCGGCGGACGAGCCGGGCCAGCTCTCGCTTCGGGAACTGCTCTTCGACTCCGCGGCCGACGATGCGCCGCATGCTCACACCCATGACAACCATGCCAACGCCGTCGCCGTCACAGTCACCAGCTCTGGGTGCATCGACCCGGGGAAACTTGTTGACCTGCTGGAGAATCCACCGCCCGGGGTATATCGAGTCAAGGGCACGATCGCCGTGCGATATCGCTCCGCAGTGCGGACCTACGTTGCGAATCTGGTTGGTACGGCTATTCACATCGCTACCGCTCCGGCAACGGCGACGGCGAACAGTCTCGTTGCCATCGGGATGAATCTCGACACCGAGCGCGTGCGCGACTGTCTTCACACCGTGCTTGGTCCAAATGACGGGAACGCCCCGGCCGACGCACTTCGCCGCCTACAGCGCTATCGCCGTCTCAGCCTTTGA
- a CDS encoding LamB/YcsF family protein, giving the protein MVDVTVDLNADLGESFGVWKLGDDDAMLDVVTSANVACGFHAGDPKLLLRTCRAAAERGVRIGAQVSYRDLAGFGRRFIDADPEDLKADVIYQIGALQAIAQVCGSTVSYVKPHGALYNTIVTNHDQARAVAEAVHAVDPALPVLGLSGSVFFADAGDLGLRTVSEAFADRAYRSDGQLVSRRLPNAVLHDVEEIAHRVSSMVTAGRVAAADGSMIPIAVESVCVHGDSPGAVQIANAVRERLRADGVEISPFV; this is encoded by the coding sequence CTGGTCGACGTGACAGTCGATCTCAACGCCGATCTGGGCGAGAGCTTCGGAGTGTGGAAGCTCGGTGACGACGACGCCATGCTCGACGTCGTCACCAGCGCCAACGTCGCCTGCGGCTTCCACGCGGGGGACCCGAAGCTGTTGCTGCGGACGTGCCGGGCGGCCGCCGAACGCGGTGTGCGGATCGGCGCGCAGGTCAGCTACCGCGACCTTGCCGGATTCGGCAGACGCTTCATCGATGCCGACCCAGAAGACCTCAAGGCCGACGTGATCTACCAAATCGGCGCACTGCAGGCGATCGCGCAGGTCTGCGGGTCGACGGTCAGCTACGTCAAACCCCATGGCGCACTGTACAACACGATCGTCACCAATCACGATCAGGCACGGGCGGTCGCCGAGGCGGTACACGCCGTCGACCCGGCCCTTCCCGTGCTGGGCCTGTCCGGTTCGGTGTTCTTCGCCGACGCCGGCGACCTCGGTCTGCGTACCGTGTCCGAGGCGTTCGCCGACCGCGCGTATCGCTCCGATGGACAGCTGGTATCGCGACGACTGCCTAACGCTGTGCTGCATGACGTCGAGGAGATCGCGCACCGAGTGTCGTCGATGGTCACCGCGGGCCGGGTGGCCGCAGCCGACGGATCGATGATTCCGATCGCTGTCGAATCAGTTTGCGTGCACGGGGATTCACCGGGCGCTGTGCAGATCGCCAACGCGGTTCGTGAGCGGTTGAGAGCCGACGGAGTCGAGATCTCACCCTTCGTCTAA
- the bluB gene encoding 5,6-dimethylbenzimidazole synthase, producing the protein MTDHAFSPAERGAIYRVIAERRDMRRFVPDASVSEEVLTRLLQAAHAAPSVGLMQPWRFIRITEGALRGQIAAIVDEERQRTAEALGPRKDEFLALKVEGILDCAELFVVALRDGRGAHVFGRRTMPHMDLASVSCAIQNLWLAARAEGLGMGWVSIFDPHRLGELLGLPDDAEAVAVLCLGPVPEFPDHPQLEIDDWAHARPLGEFVSENSWVTPAPIVGWST; encoded by the coding sequence GTGACCGATCACGCGTTCAGCCCTGCGGAGCGAGGCGCGATTTACCGGGTGATCGCCGAACGCCGCGATATGCGTCGCTTCGTCCCCGACGCGTCGGTATCCGAGGAGGTGCTGACACGGTTGCTGCAGGCGGCACATGCCGCGCCCAGCGTCGGGCTGATGCAGCCGTGGCGGTTCATCCGGATCACCGAAGGCGCCCTGCGCGGTCAGATTGCAGCCATCGTCGACGAGGAGCGACAGCGCACAGCGGAGGCGCTGGGTCCGCGCAAAGACGAGTTCCTGGCCCTCAAGGTCGAGGGCATTCTGGACTGCGCCGAGCTGTTCGTTGTCGCACTGCGCGACGGCAGGGGTGCCCACGTTTTCGGCAGACGCACGATGCCGCACATGGACCTCGCGTCGGTGTCGTGCGCCATCCAGAACCTGTGGCTGGCCGCTCGTGCCGAAGGTCTCGGTATGGGATGGGTGTCGATCTTCGATCCGCACCGGCTTGGCGAGTTGCTCGGTCTGCCCGACGACGCCGAGGCCGTCGCCGTGTTGTGCCTCGGGCCGGTGCCGGAGTTCCCCGACCACCCGCAACTCGAGATCGACGACTGGGCGCACGCGCGGCCGCTCGGCGAATTCGTATCCGAGAACAGCTGGGTCACGCCCGCGCCGATCGTAGGCTGGTCGACGTGA
- a CDS encoding metal ABC transporter permease — MTERLTELLAHLFSFDITLDLLRRDFVQQALLAAALLALVSGLIGPFIVMRQMSFAVHGSSELSLTGAAFALLAGFNVGIGALVGCALAAVLFGILGQRARERDSAIGVVLAFGLGMAVLFIHLYPGRTGTSFALLTGQIVGVGYSGLALLAVVSVIVIAVLAVSYRPLLFATVDPDVAAGRGVPVRALGIVFAALVGVVAAQGVQIVGALLVMSLLITPAAAAARVFISPAAAIAASVIFAEVSAVGGILLSLAPGVPVSVFVTTISFAIFLLCWLIGRRGKSPAFNGTR; from the coding sequence ATGACTGAGCGGCTCACCGAATTACTTGCCCACCTGTTCTCGTTCGACATCACTTTGGACCTGCTGCGCCGCGACTTTGTCCAGCAGGCGCTGCTCGCAGCCGCGCTGCTGGCGTTGGTGTCCGGGTTGATCGGGCCCTTCATCGTGATGCGTCAGATGTCGTTCGCGGTACACGGATCCAGCGAATTGTCCTTGACTGGAGCGGCTTTCGCGCTGCTCGCCGGATTCAATGTCGGCATCGGTGCACTCGTGGGCTGCGCGCTGGCGGCGGTGTTGTTCGGCATCCTTGGTCAGCGCGCCCGCGAACGTGATTCGGCGATCGGTGTGGTGCTGGCGTTCGGGCTCGGTATGGCGGTGCTGTTCATCCATCTGTACCCGGGCCGCACCGGAACCAGCTTCGCGTTGCTGACCGGGCAGATCGTCGGCGTCGGCTACTCGGGACTGGCGTTGTTGGCTGTGGTTTCGGTGATCGTCATTGCGGTCCTGGCGGTGTCCTATCGTCCCCTGCTGTTCGCCACCGTCGATCCCGACGTGGCTGCGGGACGCGGAGTTCCGGTTCGGGCGCTGGGCATTGTGTTCGCGGCGCTCGTCGGGGTGGTCGCGGCACAAGGCGTACAGATCGTCGGGGCACTGCTGGTGATGTCTTTGTTGATCACCCCTGCGGCGGCCGCGGCACGGGTGTTCATCTCGCCTGCTGCGGCCATCGCGGCGTCGGTGATCTTCGCCGAGGTGTCGGCGGTCGGAGGAATCCTGCTGTCGCTGGCGCCCGGCGTGCCGGTGTCGGTGTTCGTCACGACGATCTCGTTTGCGATATTCCTGCTGTGCTGGCTGATCGGCCGCCGCGGAAAGTCACCCGCGTTCAACGGGACGCGTTGA
- a CDS encoding metal ABC transporter ATP-binding protein, which yields MPADVVAELTGARLAFGERVLWDKLDLSVHAGEFIAVLGPNGTGKTSLLKVLLGQLPRTAGTVTVCGQPVEKGSRRIGYVPQHRAIDSGLSLRGRDLVGLGFDGHRWGLTTLRERAAKRAAVARALDQVKGQALANVPVGVMSGGELQRMRIAQALTTDPVLLLCDEPLLNLDPANARLVSTLIDARRRDANTAVLFVTHEVNPVLPYVDRVLYLVDGRFRVGTVEEVMTSATLSELYRADIQVVKVGHRYVVVGEDDHSAHASGHDDD from the coding sequence GTGCCCGCTGACGTCGTCGCCGAACTGACCGGCGCCCGGCTGGCGTTCGGCGAGCGCGTGCTGTGGGACAAACTCGACCTCTCGGTACACGCCGGCGAATTCATCGCCGTGCTCGGACCCAACGGCACCGGCAAGACCTCCCTGCTCAAGGTGCTACTCGGCCAGCTACCCCGCACCGCAGGCACGGTGACGGTCTGCGGGCAGCCGGTCGAAAAGGGCAGTCGGCGAATCGGTTACGTCCCCCAGCACCGGGCGATCGACAGCGGGCTGTCGTTACGCGGACGCGACCTCGTCGGCCTTGGCTTCGACGGTCACCGCTGGGGACTGACGACACTTCGCGAGCGGGCGGCCAAGCGCGCCGCCGTGGCGCGGGCGCTGGACCAGGTCAAGGGCCAGGCACTGGCGAACGTGCCCGTCGGTGTGATGTCAGGCGGCGAACTCCAGCGGATGCGCATCGCTCAGGCGCTGACCACAGATCCGGTGCTGTTGTTGTGCGACGAGCCGTTACTCAACCTCGACCCGGCCAACGCACGGCTGGTGTCCACCCTGATCGACGCACGCCGCCGCGACGCGAACACCGCCGTGCTTTTCGTCACCCACGAGGTCAATCCCGTTCTGCCGTATGTGGATCGGGTGCTGTACCTGGTCGACGGTCGCTTCCGGGTCGGCACGGTCGAAGAGGTGATGACCTCGGCTACCCTGTCCGAGTTGTATCGCGCCGACATCCAGGTGGTGAAGGTCGGCCACCGCTATGTCGTGGTCGGCGAAGATGACCACTCGGCGCATGCGAGCGGACACGACGATGACTGA
- a CDS encoding metal ABC transporter solute-binding protein, Zn/Mn family has translation MRASFAAVTAVAVVVIGAAGCTQQKSSQSDHDATSVVASTDVWGSVAGAVAGDHAAVTSIMSGPAADPHSFEASPADTAAITDASLVVFNGGDYDHWVSHVLEDHPNVPTVDAYALRPNAQEPANEHVFYDPATAKAVAAQVADRLSAIDSARADTYRANAAAFGAKADEILTLERSIGLQHPGASVVATEPVAHYLLVNAGIADKTPEGFSNAIEEDTDPSPADLAAMLDLINTRQVSALLYNPQTETAVTKQLSDAADRASIPVVTVTESLPDGTDYLTWQRQTAEQLASQLDKAPQTNR, from the coding sequence ATGCGTGCCAGTTTTGCGGCGGTGACGGCGGTAGCAGTCGTAGTGATCGGCGCCGCAGGCTGCACCCAGCAAAAATCGTCGCAATCGGATCACGACGCCACCAGCGTCGTCGCCTCGACCGATGTCTGGGGCAGCGTCGCCGGCGCCGTCGCCGGTGATCACGCGGCCGTGACGTCGATCATGAGCGGGCCCGCCGCCGACCCACACTCGTTCGAGGCCAGCCCCGCCGATACCGCCGCGATCACCGACGCTTCGCTGGTCGTCTTCAACGGCGGCGACTACGACCACTGGGTCTCCCATGTGCTCGAAGACCACCCCAACGTGCCGACCGTGGACGCCTACGCGTTGCGGCCCAATGCCCAAGAGCCCGCCAACGAACACGTCTTCTACGACCCGGCGACCGCCAAGGCCGTGGCCGCACAGGTCGCCGACCGACTCTCGGCGATCGACTCAGCCCGGGCCGACACCTACCGTGCCAACGCCGCGGCCTTCGGAGCCAAGGCCGACGAGATCCTGACTCTGGAGCGTTCGATCGGCCTCCAACACCCCGGCGCCTCTGTCGTGGCGACCGAGCCCGTCGCGCACTACCTGCTGGTCAACGCGGGTATCGCCGACAAGACTCCGGAGGGCTTCTCGAACGCGATCGAGGAGGACACCGACCCGTCGCCTGCCGACCTGGCCGCGATGCTCGACTTGATCAACACCCGGCAGGTGTCCGCGCTGCTGTACAACCCGCAAACCGAAACCGCGGTCACCAAACAGCTCTCCGACGCCGCCGACCGCGCTTCCATACCTGTGGTGACCGTGACGGAGAGCCTTCCGGACGGCACCGATTATCTGACGTGGCAGCGCCAGACCGCTGAGCAGTTGGCGAGCCAGTTGGATAAGGCTCCGCAGACCAACAGATAA